Part of the Candidatus Ozemobacteraceae bacterium genome is shown below.
GGGCCGACGAGAGCGATGAACTCGCCGACGTCGGGCAGATCCTCGATCTCGAAGTCGATGTCCTCGATGGCCTTGTATTCCTGCGGCGTTCCCTGATTGAAAATCTTCGTCACGTGACGGAAGGTGACGACAGGCGGCTTCACACCCGGCCCCGCTGATGGTCCGGCTTCTCCGGGTTTCGTCGCCCCGGTGTTGGGGGACGTGAGGACAGGAGGTCGCTCGGCAGGCGAGGCGGGGGCGTCCGGCAGGTTGATGAACGGGGATAGAAGATTTTTCCAGAACGACCGTTGCCGAGGAGCCGGGGCTTTCTGAACCGGTTGATGGTGCAGGGCTCCGGCCTGAGCGGACGGGCGCTGCGGCACCGGCGCCAGCGGAATCTCTCTGGCGGAAGGCTCCGGAGCCTGCGCCGGTTTTGACTGAGCGCTTTCCGGTGCCTGCGGGTGCGGTGCGACGACGGCCGTTGTCGATTCGGGAGGATTCGTCGGCGGGGCATCCGGGGTGGCGGAAGGTGCGGATGCACCTGGCGATGTCGCCTGCCGTGTCGCCGACGGTTCGACGGGCTTTTCCGGAGCAAGAGAGGGGGAAGGCTGCATTCCTTCGGAGGATGCCGCGGGAGGTGCGACGATTCCATCCAGATCGGGACCGTCAGAGCTGCGCCAGCCCGGTGCCGTCGGCGCCTCATCGGTGCCGATGGGGCGAGCCGGTGTTTCGGGAAGCGGGGTTCCGGTTTTTTCGTTTTCGCTCATCGCTTGAGCCTCCGATAGGGGAACAGCCGGTCACCGCAGTATTCCCACAGCTTGTCGGTGATGAACGCCATCGTCACGATCACGAGGAGAACGAGATAGATGTGCTCCTTCGGCCCGATGCGCTGGCTGCCCAGAATGAGGGCGCCGAGGCCGCCGCTGCCCATGTCGACCATTTCGGCCAATATAATATAGCCCCATCCGACACCGAAACCCATCCGCATCGCGTCGTACAGATTCGGAAGAGAGATGGCGAGCAAAACGTGTCTGACGGTTTGCCACTTGTTCGCCCCGAGGGTGTAGGCCGTGAGCAGATAGACGTTGTCGACCTCCTCGATGGCCCGCACGAAGAGCGGAAGGAGATAGATTCCGAACGCGAAGGCGAGGAACATCACCTTCTGAAGCTCGGTCGTGCCGAAGAGGCTCATGAACAGCGGGACGAGCGCCGGGATCGGCAGGTAGCCGCCGAACACCACCAGCGGGGCGAACATCGCCTTGATGCGCGAGAAACTGCCCATGGCGAGGCCGAGGGGGAAGCCCAGAAGCAGGGCGACGAAAAAGCCCTCGGCGACGCGGATGAAACTCGAAACGACGTTGCTGAACAGCTTACGCTCGCTCCAGAGCGATTTCAGGGAGCGCAATACTTCCATCGGACTCGGAAGGATGGCCTGTGTCAGCAGGCGCGTCTCGATATCTTCGTAGGTATATTCCAAAACGTATGTTTGTTTGCCCGCCGCTTGCGGAACCGGGGTCCCTCCGCGACCGATGGGGGGCGATTTCTCGTTTCCGGCCGCCTCGGCCGGCGCCGGTACCGCGGTCCGCCCTGTAATGCGGCCCCGCTTCAGCTTGATCTTGAAGCTGTCGCCGTATTTGCGGACGTAGAGATTGTGCAGGGGAAACCGTGCCGTGCCATTGACGAGAAACGTATCGGTGGCGCTCTGCTCGAGCTTCCAGCCGACGATGGCCAGGCCCATGCCGTCGGTGATGACGCGGCCGATTTCGGGGACCGGCGTGCCGGTGTCGAGCTCCCCTTCGGGGAGATAGACGATATCCATCCGTCCCCAGGTCGCGATCGTCCAGACGAGCAGGATGAAACAGATCGGAAGCACGCCGAGCATCGCGCTCTGCGTGATCGAAACCGGCTCGCGGATCTTCAGAAACTCCTTCGGCGTGCCGCTCTGCGCCATGTCGTCCCGCTCTGCCGTCATCTCGCTTCCTCCGCCATGTCATGATGCAGACGCGCACTGCCGTGCGCGCCTGCATCATGCGTGATCAATTGCCTTCCGGTGAATACACCGAAACTTCGACGCGCCGGTTGAGCGCGTGGTTCTGCGCATCCGCGGCGTCGGCCGGCTCTTCCCAGCCTTTGCCCTCGACGACGAACTTGTTCGGGTCGAACTTGAACTTGTTCACGAGGGCCTGCTTGACGGCGTTCGCGCGCTCACTGCTGAGCTCCTTCACGATCTCTTCCGGGACCTTGCCCTTCATCGAGCCGTCGGTGTGGCCGACGATCGCGATGACGGCGCGCTCGTAGGCGCCGACGAGGCGGCCGATCTTTTCCATCGTCGTCTCGATGTTGGGATCGTAGAGGGTGTTGGGCAGGGGGCGGCCGATGTCGTCATGCTGAGGCTCATACAGGTTCGAGGAGTTGGGGTAGAAGCTGATGCGCACCGTCTGGGTGACGATCGGGGCTTCCGCCGACACCTTCTTGTAGCTGGTGGGGACGAAGCTGCTGACGTACTCGTCTTTGTGATGCTTGAACGTGCCTTCCTTCTGAAGCGCCTGGATGATCGAGAAATCCATGAGCTGATCGAAGGTGACCGGGCTTTCGACCCTGCCGGCGAGCTGGTAGACCGAGTTGATGTTCTTCCAGGTGCGTTCGAAGCTGGTCGGGTTGTTGGCGTTGAGGAAGAACTCGACGTTCTCGGCGAAGTTCGTCGAGTGGGCGTCGTTCTGCATCCCCTTCACGTCATCGACCTTCATGCCGTAGCCGTCGGCCATCCATTGGAAGGCCTGGGCCTTGAAGGTGGGGTTCTTCAGCAGGTCCATGCCCTCGAAGATGCCTGCCACGAGACCCTTCACGACTTCGGGCTTGTCGCGGGCGAAGTCGGCGCGCACGGCCCACACGTCGGCGATCAGCTTGTTGGCCTCGCTGGTGGTGGTCAGGATGCGGGTTCCGGCGACCTTCTCGGGAATATTGTAGATGTCGGGTGCCCAGCTGACGCAAGCATCGATGCTCTTGTCGGAGACGAACGCCGCGGCCGCCTCGAACGCGGTGGCGGTGTATTTCGGGGTGATGTCGCTCAGCTGGAGGCCGCCGTTGATCAGCAGGTTGCTGATGAAATACTGGGAGGGGCTGTTCTGGGCGAAGACGACCGTTTTGCCCTTCAGGTCGGCGACGCTGCGGATGCCGGAGCGGACGACGATGCCGTCGCCGCCGTTCGACCAGTCGACCTGCTGGAAGATGCGGGGCGCGGTTCGGCTGTCCTTCATCAGCTCGGGGGCGAACAGAGCGATCATGTCGAGCGTGCCCCACAGCACATGGCTGGTGCCGGCGGCATACGCGTCGCGGGCCGCGACCGGGTCGTCGATCAGCTTCAGATCGACCTTGAACCCGTATTTCTTGAAGAATACGCTCTCTTCACTGGGTTTGAAGCCGTTGTTGGCGGCCACGATGGGAAGCCAGCCGATCCAGACGTTGATCGGGAATACGACAGTCTTTTCCTTTTCGTCCCATTTGTAGGCGGATGTGCCCTTGACGGGGGGAAGCTTCTCCTGTGGAACGTATTTGTACTCCTGGACCGTCGTGACACCCTGCGTATCCGGAGCTTCGACCGCCGGCTTGGCGGGGGCGGCGCCGGCCGGTGCCGGGGCTTCCTGCGCGAATGCGGCGCCGAGTTGCAGCGTAAAACCGATCATCGCAGCGGCTGCGAATCGAAACAGTTTCATGAAAATCCTCCAGTATATATGAGCTAATATATTATGTCGGCGCGACCGGCCGGTCACGCCCACGAGGCGATGCCGGAGATCAGACGCGGGGTCCCAGTTCCTTCTCGGGGGCCGGCGGCGGAGCCTCGGTGACGGGAGCGGCTTCTCCAGACGCCGAATCGATGCCGTAGACCGAGGCAAACTCGGCCAGTGCCTGCTCGCCGAGGGCGGCCTGCTCGTTCTCCTTCAGCTGAACACCCGACGTGTCGATCTGGCCCGACGAGACACGCGCGCGACCCGCGGCCTTGTCGCGGCGCTCCTGCACGAGTTCGGAAACGCGGGCGATCGTGTCGCCGGTTCCGCCGATGCTGTTGATCATGCCCTTGGCCATCTCGGAGAGCTCTGCCTGGGC
Proteins encoded:
- a CDS encoding phosphate ABC transporter substrate-binding/OmpA family protein, giving the protein MKLFRFAAAAMIGFTLQLGAAFAQEAPAPAGAAPAKPAVEAPDTQGVTTVQEYKYVPQEKLPPVKGTSAYKWDEKEKTVVFPINVWIGWLPIVAANNGFKPSEESVFFKKYGFKVDLKLIDDPVAARDAYAAGTSHVLWGTLDMIALFAPELMKDSRTAPRIFQQVDWSNGGDGIVVRSGIRSVADLKGKTVVFAQNSPSQYFISNLLINGGLQLSDITPKYTATAFEAAAAFVSDKSIDACVSWAPDIYNIPEKVAGTRILTTTSEANKLIADVWAVRADFARDKPEVVKGLVAGIFEGMDLLKNPTFKAQAFQWMADGYGMKVDDVKGMQNDAHSTNFAENVEFFLNANNPTSFERTWKNINSVYQLAGRVESPVTFDQLMDFSIIQALQKEGTFKHHKDEYVSSFVPTSYKKVSAEAPIVTQTVRISFYPNSSNLYEPQHDDIGRPLPNTLYDPNIETTMEKIGRLVGAYERAVIAIVGHTDGSMKGKVPEEIVKELSSERANAVKQALVNKFKFDPNKFVVEGKGWEEPADAADAQNHALNRRVEVSVYSPEGN
- a CDS encoding ABC transporter permease subunit produces the protein MTAERDDMAQSGTPKEFLKIREPVSITQSAMLGVLPICFILLVWTIATWGRMDIVYLPEGELDTGTPVPEIGRVITDGMGLAIVGWKLEQSATDTFLVNGTARFPLHNLYVRKYGDSFKIKLKRGRITGRTAVPAPAEAAGNEKSPPIGRGGTPVPQAAGKQTYVLEYTYEDIETRLLTQAILPSPMEVLRSLKSLWSERKLFSNVVSSFIRVAEGFFVALLLGFPLGLAMGSFSRIKAMFAPLVVFGGYLPIPALVPLFMSLFGTTELQKVMFLAFAFGIYLLPLFVRAIEEVDNVYLLTAYTLGANKWQTVRHVLLAISLPNLYDAMRMGFGVGWGYIILAEMVDMGSGGLGALILGSQRIGPKEHIYLVLLVIVTMAFITDKLWEYCGDRLFPYRRLKR